Below is a genomic region from Prunus persica cultivar Lovell chromosome G3, Prunus_persica_NCBIv2, whole genome shotgun sequence.
GGAGTAGCAAATGTTCATACCTGGACGGGAAAATCCATTTGTGGCCTCCTGGTAGACCAATTAATGTTATCCCAGTTCACTGAAGGAGGAAACATTTTGTAATCTTTTTGCATAAAGAAACCCTACAAGATTGTGAAGGAAATTTGAATCACATAAAACTGTGAaaggagaaaacaaacaaaagaataacCGAAAAGAATCAGTTGAAGAATCCATTTCTAACCTGACATTCCtcagtaattaaattaatagaGTCAAGCCATTTAACAGAACGGGCACCAATAACACCCGGGACAATCACACGCAATGGATACCCATGATCCCTGTTAAGAGTCTTTGACATGATCAAAGAATATGAACCCAACATTAACATATATGAATTCCTTGTGACAAAAACTGCCTATTAGGCTGAAAGAAACAATGTCAAAAACACAAGCCAGACACACATGCAACAGGTACATATACAACCTATAGAGAATGTTTTGAACTATACGTCAGTTAACCACATTTAACATTAAACACAAAAGCCCACAACTTATTTGGGaattcaaaactcaaaatctgCCAGGTCCCTGATTTTGAAGAATAACGAAGATACCAGGTTAATCAAAACAATAATTTGAAACACTAGCAACAAACCAGAAGCATGTGACTACAAGCATGGTTGAATGACACAATGGCAGAACTTTAAGATAGACAAGCAAACCATCCACTCTGCTAAACTTACCTCTCCATTCATCTCATAAGCAAGTAAAACATCTGCTTCTGGATTTGTGGCCTGAATTAGTGGAATTGATGCCTTGTAGGGGCCCCCATTTTCCTCCTATAATTTGTAGTCATTACTCACTATTAGAATGAGTATATAGTTACTTTTTGCAAACCGAATCTATGTAGTCTTttgatcaaacaaaaaaaaacagccaCAAAACAATAGAAAAGGCTTCAGATGAAAAAGTAAGTAATTATCCAAGTTTGTACCTTACACTTATCAACGCTTACAAATTCAACATGTTTTCCACCTGATTTAGTGGCACCTGTCAACTTGGGTATTCCGACAAGTTCAAGCACGTCAGCCAGTTTTGCACCACCCCATACAGCTGTAATGAGTTCAAACAATTATAACACAGTTACGTACTTAAATTAGCTAGGACATCTCTGACACTAAATTCATAGAAAAATAGATAACAATGATACATATGCATATTAAATCTAGTTGGAAATCAATAAAAGGGCTAACTCTAAAATTTATGCTAATTCATACATAAAGAGAGAGACTGAAGGCTGAAACTCATACACAAAAGAGCAACGAACCATTTCCTATAGCAGAAACATCCCACCCAACTCCCTTGACAGTCCGGGTTTTGCTCATGGCCGTCCTTCTATTACCTGCACACTGTGTAGCCCACATATACCAACCAAATCCCATCACAGTCTAACAAAAGCATATGTTGGTGAAAACCCAAATGCATAAGAAATAGCATAACGTACCTGTAGAGTGGCAGTGACATTATACTTGGGAAGCGCCctgtaattattttaataacgCACAGTTTAAAAACTCAGTTTCATTATAATAAGCACACAATACACTGATAGATGGACATATACATATACGCACAGATACACGTGAAAGTGGCAAGAAATGACCTGATATCTTTCATGAAGAGGTGTTTGGGATTTTCTATTAATCCGGAGATGTAAACTGAGTAACTGCTTGGGAAAAGAGGTTGCAGAATGAGTTAGAATCCCTGAAACTGAAAAGATAAATGAAGAATTTGAAAGCTTTGGTTGATTATATGGACCTGTGGATTTCGTCCACTACTGGAATAGGACCGTGGTTCCTCTTGTAGAAGAAATCCACAGGAGTCACGTACGACGAAACCAAAGCTGAACGCGGTGGCTCCGCATTGAAAGGTTCCTGCagttgattgattgattttgaatatgtaT
It encodes:
- the LOC18781756 gene encoding sulfite oxidase, which codes for MPGVRGPSDYSREPPRHPSLQINAKEPFNAEPPRSALVSSYVTPVDFFYKRNHGPIPVVDEIHSYSVYISGLIENPKHLFMKDIRALPKYNVTATLQCAGNRRTAMSKTRTVKGVGWDVSAIGNAVWGGAKLADVLELVGIPKLTGATKSGGKHVEFVSVDKCKEENGGPYKASIPLIQATNPEADVLLAYEMNGETLNRDHGYPLRVIVPGVIGARSVKWLDSINLITEECQGFFMQKDYKMFPPSVNWDNINWSTRRPQMDFPVQCVICSLEDVNAIKPGKVKITGYAASGGGRGIERVDVSVDGGKTWIEASRYQRTGIPYISEHTSSEKWAWVLFEATADVQQSTEIVAKAVDSAANVQPEKVEDIWNLRGILNTSWHRVQVRVGHSNL